In the genome of Arabidopsis thaliana chromosome 4, partial sequence, the window AAACCTAATCTGTTTATCAAGAAGTTGAGTATGTGTTGCGTTGTGTTCGACTTCAATGATCCGTCGAAGAatctgagagagaaagagataaagagacaGACTTTGCTTGAGCTTGTTGATTATATTGCAACGGTTTCTACAAAGTTGAGTGATGCTGCAATGCAAGAGATTGCGAAAGTGGCTGTTGTTAATCTTTTCAGGACGTTTCCTTCTGCGAATCACGAGAGTAAGATTCTCGAAACGCTTGATGTGGATGATGAGGAACCTGCTTTAGAGCCGGCTTGGCCTCATCTTCAAGTTGTCTATGAGCTTCTTCTTAGATTTGTGGCCTCGCCTATGACTGATGCAAAGCTTGCAAAGAGATATATTGACCATTCATTTGTCTTGAAGCTCTTGGATTTGTTTGACTCTGAAGACCAGAGAGAGAGGGAATATCTAAAGACCATTCTTCATCGGATATACGGGAAATTCATGGTGCACCGACCCTTTATCAGAAAGGCGATCAACAATATCTTCTACAGATTCATTTTTGAAACCGAAAAGCATAACGGTATTGCAGAGTTGCTTGAGATACTAGGAAGTATAATCAACGGTTTCGCTTTACCGTTAAAAGAAGAGCATAAGCTCTTCCTAATCCGGGCATTGATTCCACTCCACAGACCTAAATGTGCATCTGCTTATCATCAACAGCTTTCTTATTGCATTGTTCAGTTTGTAGAGAAAGACTTCAAGCTTGCTGATACGGTCATTAGAGGACTTCTAAAGTATTGGCCTGTGACTAATAGTTCAAAGGAAGTTATGTTTCTTGGAGAGTTGGAAGAAGTTTTGGAAGCAACTCAAGCAGCTGAGTTTCAGCGATGTATGGTTCCTTTATTTCGTCAAATCGCTAGATGCCTCAACAGTTCACATTTTCAGGTGCGACTCTCGATAAGTTGTTCATATAGTCTCGCAATTTTGCAGGTTATATTCAAAGTTGCTTCTTTTGTCAGGTGGCTGAAAGGGCTCTATTTCTATGGAACAACGATCACATAAGAAACCTGATTACTCAAAACCATAAAGTGATAATGCCCATTGTGTTCCCGGCTATGGAGAGAAACACACGGGGGCATTGGAACCAAGCAGTTCAGAGTCTGACTTTGAATGTGAGAAAGGTAATGGCAGAGACAGACCAAATTCTGTTTGATGAATGCTTAGCCAAGTTCCAAGAAGATGAAGCGAATGAAACCGAGGTTGTAGCCAAACGAGAAGCAACATGGAAGCTTTTGGAAGAGTTAGCAGCTTCGAAATCCGTAAGCAACGAGGCAGTGCTCGTCCCCCGATTTTCATCTTCAGTTACTCTTGCAACCGGTAAAACTTCGGGTAGTTGAACACTTTCTGCTCTCTATCACCGAGACATACTTTCAAACAATCCAGCAGAATTGTATCGATCCGTTCGAGCATCAGGATCAGTCCTTGAAGAAGATTAAGCACGATGATTAAGAAGGGCAATATCATCAGTGAATACttaattataacatttttttcagGTTTATGGAATCATGGGTTCAATTGTTTGTTGCTTctgatcctttttttttcttactcaGCTCTTAGTTGAATAACAATCTGAGGTGTAAGAAATATGGCTTATAGATATAGTTCTTGAGAGGACGACTAAACAATTATTCGTATTTGTATTGTGGAATGAATTGTATTTTATGCTTTGAAGTTCATTAATTTAGCTCCCCTACTAACCAAATCATAACCGAAGTTATCGAATCTCGGTTTGGTTCGGTATATATGCAACGGCATTTTCGTAAACAAgtcatgttttttttcgtgtgagttttagaaaatacaaaaatcatatataacactagattttaatttaaagttagtataattttttttttgcaaattgtatctatctataatatatttttattttatagtttacaattgttattaagtaacgtcctgccaaacccgtcccgccaaaccTGTCCtgtaaaaaaatcatttatttatattaatattgatcttatttatgatatgtttataaatcattctctaaatatttttgtcgatGCAGGACATTGAACCCACACATTGTttgccaattggttaatatatgttcatttttaaaattttgaatcataaaatgtgacagaaaaaattaagatttttttaaactctatatattatataatgatgttaaaaaattgtgatatatcaaactttttataagtttaaatattaataatgttttataaattttaaatatataaataataatatttaaaaaattaatatttttgcttataaggtaatgacataataactctaaaagcaaggatttagaagatttaaatctttaattaaatattttcattaataaataattaatgtcagtgacatgacattgtaaataagtttaaatacaaaatttatttatttaaacaaaaaacggttagtaagaataatatttatttaacaaaaaactttgttttaaaatattgttaacaaatgtctatgctaattttaagggattgatttgaattttgttgggattaaatttgattgataatgtgattgactatttaaatcaaaaatttaaaataaaattaattattttggaaaaaagatttaatgctaatggcattagattgtaaataagttcaagtccaggatttatttgctaaaatggttgcaaaaatgtatatatagatagtgtaaaaataaattgaattaccgatgtatttttaaaaaaaatcgtgaaatctaatttatttacGGAAAAATATTACCACATTATTTTTGCAAATATTGTGTATGGTAATGAATCCAATCCATTATTCTAATTTGTTCTTAGTCAATGAGTGGTATTCAATTTCATTGTCCCGGTCCCACGGACTGACTACTCAGCAACCCAATCTTACAAAGTCAAAgtcaacttttattttgtttctctttttttccgtTTCCATCCcaaattcatttctttataaattatttattccTAAAAGGATTTGTAAATTAACCTAATTTgcatttcaaaatatttttatctattttagtattaaattggaataattgttatttttgtattaaaaaaacactaatatccaaaattgttatattgctttttattttgcttttttctatttttaatttctattttttaatagCATCGCCGTATCGTCGCATCGATACTCGGATTTAGTAAATAAGTGTTTTTTAGCAAGAGTTTATGCAAGTCCGCTTCGATTAAAGTatctaaaccaaaatccaaacacGTGGGAGTTTCCGTTTTAATTTCTAGTTATATTATACCCTTCGTT includes:
- the ATB' GAMMA gene encoding Protein phosphatase 2A regulatory B subunit family protein (ATB' GAMMA; FUNCTIONS IN: poly(U) RNA binding, protein phosphatase type 2A regulator activity; INVOLVED IN: signal transduction; LOCATED IN: protein phosphatase type 2A complex; EXPRESSED IN: 23 plant structures; EXPRESSED DURING: 15 growth stages; CONTAINS InterPro DOMAIN/s: Protein phosphatase 2A, regulatory B subunit, B56 (InterPro:IPR002554); BEST Arabidopsis thaliana protein match is: Protein phosphatase 2A regulatory B subunit family protein (TAIR:AT3G21650.1); Has 30201 Blast hits to 17322 proteins in 780 species: Archae - 12; Bacteria - 1396; Metazoa - 17338; Fungi - 3422; Plants - 5037; Viruses - 0; Other Eukaryotes - 2996 (source: NCBI BLink).), with protein sequence MIKQIFGKLPRKPSKSSHNDSNPNGEGGVNSYYIPNSGISSISKPSSKSSASNSNGANGTVIAPSSTSSNRTNQVNGVYEALPSFRDVPTSEKPNLFIKKLSMCCVVFDFNDPSKNLREKEIKRQTLLELVDYIATVSTKLSDAAMQEIAKVAVVNLFRTFPSANHESKILETLDVDDEEPALEPAWPHLQVVYELLLRFVASPMTDAKLAKRYIDHSFVLKLLDLFDSEDQREREYLKTILHRIYGKFMVHRPFIRKAINNIFYRFIFETEKHNGIAELLEILGSIINGFALPLKEEHKLFLIRALIPLHRPKCASAYHQQLSYCIVQFVEKDFKLADTVIRGLLKYWPVTNSSKEVMFLGELEEVLEATQAAEFQRCMVPLFRQIARCLNSSHFQVAERALFLWNNDHIRNLITQNHKVIMPIVFPAMERNTRGHWNQAVQSLTLNVRKVMAETDQILFDECLAKFQEDEANETEVVAKREATWKLLEELAASKSVSNEAVLVPRFSSSVTLATGKTSGS
- the ATB' GAMMA gene encoding Protein phosphatase 2A regulatory B subunit family protein, whose translation is MIKQIFGKLPRKPSKSSHNDSNPNGEGGVNSYYIPNSGISSISKPSSKSSASNSNGANGTVIAPSSTSSNRTNQVNGVYEALPSFRDVPTSEKPNLFIKKLSMCCVVFDFNDPSKNLREKEIKRQTLLELVDYIATVSTKLSDAAMQEIAKVAVVNLFRTFPSANHESKILETLDVDDEEPALEPAWPHLQVVYELLLRFVASPMTDAKLAKRYIDHSFVLKLLDLFDSEDQREREYLKTILHRIYGKFMVHRPFIRKAINNIFYRFIFETEKHNGIAELLEILGSIINGFALPLKEEHKLFLIRALIPLHRPKCASAYHQQLSYCIVQFVEKDFKLADTVIRGLLKYWPVTNSSKEVMFLGELEEVLEATQAAEFQRCMVPLFRQIARCLNSSHFQVRLSISCSYSLAILQVIFKVASFVRWLKGLYFYGTTIT